A genomic window from Vitis riparia cultivar Riparia Gloire de Montpellier isolate 1030 chromosome 18, EGFV_Vit.rip_1.0, whole genome shotgun sequence includes:
- the LOC117906860 gene encoding protein LAZ1 homolog 1 produces MGWRGSFYFLFFLLTLVESSSRPGTMWLLDLDAKSPSVYSWAISSASIFVLVALVLSMYLIVEHLAAYNQPEEQKFLIGLILMVPVYALESFLSLLDSNAAFNCQIIRDCYEAFALYCFERYLIACLGGEKSTVEFMESQRLIDCSTPLLEEAYTYGIVEHPFPLNFFLREWYLGRDFYQAVKVGIVQYMILKMICALLAIFLEFLGVYGEGKFEWRYGYPYLAVVLNFSQTWALYCLVQFYTVTKDKLEPIKPLAKFLVFKSIVFLTWWQGVAVAFLFSIGAFKGSLAQELKTRIQDYIICIEMGVAAVVHLYVFPAVPYQRGERCVRNVAVMADYASLDTPPDPEEVRDCERSTRIRLARHDEREKRLNFPQSVRDVVLGSGEIIVDDMKFTVSHVVEPVERGIAKINKTFHQISENVKRHEERKRNAKDDSYVIPLNSWTREFSEVHDNLVEGSISDSGLSNGKRQHYQTKATASRRSAR; encoded by the exons ATGGGATGGAGGGGGAgcttctactttttattttttcttcttactcTGGTGGAATCCTCAAGCAGACCAGGGACAATGTGGTTACTAGATCTTGATGCAAAGTCTCCATCAGTCTACAGCTGGGCAATCTCCAGTGCAAGCATATTTGTACTTGTTGCTCTTGTGCTGTCCATGTATCTTATTGTCGAGCACCTAGCTGCTTATAATCAGCCTGAG gAGCAGAAGTTTCTAATTGGACTCATTTTGATGGTCCCTGTGTATGCACTGGAATCG TTTTTGTCACTGTTGGATTCCAATGCTGCCTTCAACTGCCAAATAATTCGGGACTGTTATGAGGCTTTTGCATTATACTGCTTTGAGAGATATTTGATAGCCTGCTTAG GTGGTGAGAAGAGTACAGTTGAATTCATGGAAAGTCAACGGCTAATTGATTGCAGCACACCACTTTTGGAAGAAGCGTATACTTATGGGATTGTAGAACATCCTTTTCCATTAAATTTCTTTCTAAGGGAGTGGTACCTTGGTCGGGACTTCTACCAAGCTGTTAAAGTTGGCATTGTTCAATAT ATGATACTGAAGATGATCTGTGCACTATTGGCAAtctttcttgaatttttggGGGTTTATGGAGAAGGGAAATTTGAGTGGAGATATGG CTATCCTTACTTGGCAGTTGTTCTTAATTTCAGTCAAACCTGGGCCTTGTATTGCCTTGTACAGTTCTACACTGTCACTAAGGATAAGCTGGAACCTATTAAACCTTTGGCCAAGTTTCTTGTATTCAAGTCAATTGTATTCCTGACATGGTGGCAAGGTGTTGCTGTTGCATTTCTTTTCTCAATAGGTGCCTTTAAAGGGTCTTTGGCTCAGGAGTTGAAAACACGCATACAAGACTATATCATCTGTATTGAG ATGGGTGTTGCTGCTGTGGTGCATCTTTATGTCTTTCCTGCAGTACCTTATCAACGTGGAGAAAGATGTGTCCGTAATGTAGCTGTAATGGCTGATTATGCATCATTGGATACTCCTCCAGATCCTGAGGAGGTTAGAGACTGCGAGAGATCTACAAGAATACGTTTGGCTCgtcatgatgagagagaaaagcgTCTGAATTTCCCCCAGAGTGTTCGTGATGTGGTCCTTGGAAGTGGTGAAATT attgttgatgacatgaagtTCACAGTTTCACACGTAGTTGAACCGGTTGAAAGGGGaattgcaaaaataaataagacttTCCATCAGATATCTGAAAATGTGAAACGTCATGAGGAGCGAAAGAGGAATGCTAAGGATGATAGTTATGTTATACCCTTGAATTCGTGGACAAGGGAATTTTCTGAAGTCCATGATAATCTTGTTGAAGGGAGCATTAGTGATAGTGGATTGTCCAATGGGAAGAGACAACATTACCAAACCAAAGCTACAGCTTCTCGGAGATCTGCCCGATGA